A genomic stretch from Gopherus flavomarginatus isolate rGopFla2 chromosome 3, rGopFla2.mat.asm, whole genome shotgun sequence includes:
- the IDH3B gene encoding isocitrate dehydrogenase [NAD] subunit beta, mitochondrial isoform X1: MAAIRSVRAVAGALLRAQGRGAWRTLSASAAPQQTLRSQTEKHEGLFKVTMLPGDGVGPELMHSVKEVFKAAGVPVEFDEHHLSEVQNMASEEKLDEVVDSMKESKVAIIGKIHTPMEYKGELASYDMRLRRKLDLFANVVHVNSLPGFKTRHNNLDLVIIREQTEGEYSSLEHESVKGVIECLKIITRDKSQRIAKFAFDYATKKGRSKVTAVHKANIMKLGDGLFLQCCEEVAELYPKIKFDTMIIDNCCMQLVQNPHQFDVLVMPNLYGNIIDNLAAGLVGGAGVVPGESYSAEYAVFEMGARHPFAQAVGRNIANPTAMLLSAANMLRHLNLEYHSNVISDAVKRVIKVGKVRTRDMGGYSTTSDFIKSVTDNLHPHYGV, from the exons ATGGCGGCGATCAGAAGCGTCAGGGCAGTTGCCGGA GCTCTTCTGCGCGCCCAGGGTCGCGGGGCCTGGAGGACCCTCAGTGCCTCCGCTGCCCCCCAGCAGACACTACGAAGCCAG ACAGAGAAACATGAAGGGCTGTTCAAGGtcaccatgctgcctggagatgGAGTTGGCCCAGAGCTCATGCATTCTGTCAAAGAGGTGTTCAAG GCTGCTGGTGTCCCTGTGGAGTTTGACGAGCACCACCTGAGCGAAGTGCAGAACATGGCATCGGAGGAAAAACTGGATGAGGTTGTCGACTCTATGAAGGAGAGTAAAGTGGCCATTATAG GAAAGATCCACACGCCCATGGAGTACAAAGGAGAACTGGCTTCCTATGACATGAGGCTCCG GCGCAAGTTAGACCTGTTCGCCAATGTTGTCCATGTGAACAGTTTACCTGGTTTTAAAACACGACACAACAACTTGGATCTTGTGATCATCCGGGAGCAGACAGAGGGGGAGTACAGCTCTCTGGAACATGAG AGCGTGAAGGGAGTCATTGAGTGCCTGAAGATCATCACCCGGGACAAGTCGCAGCGCATCGCCAAATTCGCCTTCGACTACGCCACCAAGAAAGGGCGTTCAAAGGTCACAGCAGTGCACAAAGCCAACATCAT GAAGCTGGGGGATGGGCTCTTCCTCCAGTGCTGTGAAGAGGTGGCAGAATTGTATCCCAAGATCAAATTCGACACCATGATAATTGACAATTGCTGCATGCAG CTGGTGCAGAACCCCCACCAGTTCGATGTCCTGGTCATGCCAAACCTGTATGGAAACATCATTGATAACCTGGCTGCTGGCTTGGTGGGAGGCGCCGGCGTGGTTCCCGGAGAGAGTTACAGTGCTGAGTATGCAGTGTTTGAGATG GGCGCCCGCCATCCCTTTGCCCAGGCCGTGGGCAGGAACATTGCCAATCCCACTGCCATGCTGCTCTCTGCCGCCAACATGCTGCGGCATCTCAA CTTGGAATATCACTCCAATGTGATCTCCGATGCGGTGAAGAGGGTGATTAAAGTCGGTAAA GTTCGGACGCGGGACATGGGCGGTTACTCCACCACCTCGGACTTCATCAAGTCTGTGACTGACAACCTGCACCCACACTATGGTGTCTAG
- the NOP56 gene encoding nucleolar protein 56 has protein sequence MVLLHVLFEHAAGYALFVVREVEEISLLLPQVEESILNFGKFHSIVRLLAFFPFKSAQSALENVNAISEGILHEDLRLFLETNLPAKKKKTLLGVSDAKIGAAIQEELGYQCQTGGVVAEITRGIRLHFHTLVKGLTAQSASKAQLGLGHSYSRAKVKFNVNRVDNMIIQSISLLDQLDKDINTFSMRVREWYGYHFPELIKIVSDNYTYCRLAKCIGNRKELSEERLEALEEIVMDSAKAQAILDASRSSMGMDISPIDLINIESFSSRVISLSEYRKGLQEYLRSKMGQVAPSLSALIGEVVGARLISHAGSLTNLAKYPASTVQILGAEKALFRALKTRGNTPKYGLIFHSTFIGRAATRNKGRISRYLANKCTIASRIDCFSDVPTSVFGDKLREQVEERLAFYETGEPPRKNLDVMKEAMVEATEVAAEIKKKEKRKKKREKKRLEALAVAAAAEEAENSVLETTMEAEENDTEPKKKKKRKHQETSLDENGLAEELLPKKQKKLAQEEPPQSDKKKKKKKVQEED, from the exons ATG GTGCTGCTGCACGTGCTGTTCGAGCACGCGGCCGGCTACGCGCTCTTCGTCGTGCGGGAGGTGGAGGAGAtcagcctgctgctgccccag GTGGAGGAGAGCATCCTGAACTTTGGCAAGTTCCACAGCATCGTCAGACTGCTGGCCTTCTTCCCATTCAAATCTGCCCAGAGTGCCTTGGAGAATGTCAATGCCATCTCGGAAG GGATTCTCCATGAGGACCTCAGGCTGTTCCTGGAGACCAACCTGCCAGCCAAGAAGAAGAAAACGTTGCTGGGAGTCAGCGACGCCAAGATTGGGGCTGCCATCCAGGAGGAGCTGGGTTACCAGTGCCAGACTGGAGGGGTCGTGGCAGAAATCACGCGAG GGATCCGCCTGCACTTCCACACCCTGGTGAAGGGCCTCACTGCCCAGTCGGCCTCCAAGGCGCAGCTGGGCCTGGGGCACAGCTACTCACGTGCCAAAGTGAAATTCAACGTCAACAGAGTTGACAACATGATCATCCAGTCCATCAGCCTGCTGGACCAGCTGGACAAGGACATCAACACCTTCTCCATGCGTGTCAG AGAGTGGTACGGGTATCACTTCCCAGAGCTCATCAAGATTGTGAGTGACAACTACACCTACTGCCGCCTGGCCAAGTGCATCGGGAACCGCAAGGAGCTGAGCGAGGAGAGGCTGGAGGCGCTGGAGGAGATTGTGATGGATAGCGCCAAGGCCCAGGCTATTCTGGATGCTTCTCGGTCATCCATGG GGATGGACATCTCCCCCATTGACCTCATCAACATCGAGAGCTTCTCCAGCCGGGTGATCTCGCTGTCCGAGTACCGCAAGGGCCTGCAGGAGTATCTGCGCTCCAAGATGGGCCAGGTGGCTCCCAGTCTCTCCGCCCTCATCGGAGAAGTG GTGGGCGCCCGTCTGATCTCCCATGCCGGCAGCCTGACGAACCTGGCCAAGTACCCGGCCTCAACGGTGCAGATCCTGGGGGCAGAGAAGGCCCTCTTCAG GGCCTTGAAGACTCGTGGCAACACCCCGAAGTACGGGCTGATATTCCACTCCACCTTCATCGGGCGAGCGGCTACCCGCAACAAGGGGCGCATCTCCCGCTACCTGGCCAACAAGTGCACCATCGCCTCCAGGATAGACTGCTTCTCAG ATGTCCCGACGAGCGTCTTTGGGGACAAGCTCCGGGAGCAGGTCGAGGAGCGCCTGGCCTTCTACGAGACAGGAGAGCCTCCCCGCAAGAATCTGGATGTCATGAAGGAGGCCATGGTggag GCTACCGAGGTGGCTGCCGAAATcaagaagaaagagaagagaaagaagaagCGGGAGAAGAAGCGGCTGGAAGCCTtagcagtggcagcagctgctgaggaAGCTGAGAACTCTGTGCTGGAGACAACCATGGAGGCAGAG GAAAACGACACAGAGcccaagaagaagaaaaagaggaaGCACCAGGAGACCTCACTGGACGAGAACGGGCTGGCAGAGGAGCTCTTGCCCAAAAAGCAGAAGAAACTGGCCCAGGAAGAGCCCCCCCAGTcagacaagaagaagaagaagaaaaaggtcCAGGAAGAGGATTAG
- the IDH3B gene encoding isocitrate dehydrogenase [NAD] subunit beta, mitochondrial isoform X3, with protein MAAIRSVRAVAGALLRAQGRGAWRTLSASAAPQQTLRSQAAGVPVEFDEHHLSEVQNMASEEKLDEVVDSMKESKVAIIGKIHTPMEYKGELASYDMRLRRKLDLFANVVHVNSLPGFKTRHNNLDLVIIREQTEGEYSSLEHESVKGVIECLKIITRDKSQRIAKFAFDYATKKGRSKVTAVHKANIMKLGDGLFLQCCEEVAELYPKIKFDTMIIDNCCMQLVQNPHQFDVLVMPNLYGNIIDNLAAGLVGGAGVVPGESYSAEYAVFEMGARHPFAQAVGRNIANPTAMLLSAANMLRHLNLEYHSNVISDAVKRVIKVGKVRTRDMGGYSTTSDFIKSVTDNLHPHYGV; from the exons ATGGCGGCGATCAGAAGCGTCAGGGCAGTTGCCGGA GCTCTTCTGCGCGCCCAGGGTCGCGGGGCCTGGAGGACCCTCAGTGCCTCCGCTGCCCCCCAGCAGACACTACGAAGCCAG GCTGCTGGTGTCCCTGTGGAGTTTGACGAGCACCACCTGAGCGAAGTGCAGAACATGGCATCGGAGGAAAAACTGGATGAGGTTGTCGACTCTATGAAGGAGAGTAAAGTGGCCATTATAG GAAAGATCCACACGCCCATGGAGTACAAAGGAGAACTGGCTTCCTATGACATGAGGCTCCG GCGCAAGTTAGACCTGTTCGCCAATGTTGTCCATGTGAACAGTTTACCTGGTTTTAAAACACGACACAACAACTTGGATCTTGTGATCATCCGGGAGCAGACAGAGGGGGAGTACAGCTCTCTGGAACATGAG AGCGTGAAGGGAGTCATTGAGTGCCTGAAGATCATCACCCGGGACAAGTCGCAGCGCATCGCCAAATTCGCCTTCGACTACGCCACCAAGAAAGGGCGTTCAAAGGTCACAGCAGTGCACAAAGCCAACATCAT GAAGCTGGGGGATGGGCTCTTCCTCCAGTGCTGTGAAGAGGTGGCAGAATTGTATCCCAAGATCAAATTCGACACCATGATAATTGACAATTGCTGCATGCAG CTGGTGCAGAACCCCCACCAGTTCGATGTCCTGGTCATGCCAAACCTGTATGGAAACATCATTGATAACCTGGCTGCTGGCTTGGTGGGAGGCGCCGGCGTGGTTCCCGGAGAGAGTTACAGTGCTGAGTATGCAGTGTTTGAGATG GGCGCCCGCCATCCCTTTGCCCAGGCCGTGGGCAGGAACATTGCCAATCCCACTGCCATGCTGCTCTCTGCCGCCAACATGCTGCGGCATCTCAA CTTGGAATATCACTCCAATGTGATCTCCGATGCGGTGAAGAGGGTGATTAAAGTCGGTAAA GTTCGGACGCGGGACATGGGCGGTTACTCCACCACCTCGGACTTCATCAAGTCTGTGACTGACAACCTGCACCCACACTATGGTGTCTAG
- the IDH3B gene encoding isocitrate dehydrogenase [NAD] subunit beta, mitochondrial isoform X4: MAAIRSVRAVAGALLRAQGRGAWRTLSASAAPQQTLRSQTEKHEGLFKVTMLPGDGVGPELMHSVKEVFKAAGVPVEFDEHHLSEVQNMASEEKLDEVVDSMKESKVAIIGKIHTPMEYKGELASYDMRLRRKLDLFANVVHVNSLPGFKTRHNNLDLVIIREQTEGEYSSLEHESVKGVIECLKIITRDKSQRIAKFAFDYATKKGRSKVTAVHKANIMKLGDGLFLQCCEEVAELYPKIKFDTMIIDNCCMQLVQNPHQFDVLVMPNLYGNIIDNLAAGLVGGAGVVPGESYSAEYAVFEMGRQIQRALPRMGLDTPLPPMAAV, from the exons ATGGCGGCGATCAGAAGCGTCAGGGCAGTTGCCGGA GCTCTTCTGCGCGCCCAGGGTCGCGGGGCCTGGAGGACCCTCAGTGCCTCCGCTGCCCCCCAGCAGACACTACGAAGCCAG ACAGAGAAACATGAAGGGCTGTTCAAGGtcaccatgctgcctggagatgGAGTTGGCCCAGAGCTCATGCATTCTGTCAAAGAGGTGTTCAAG GCTGCTGGTGTCCCTGTGGAGTTTGACGAGCACCACCTGAGCGAAGTGCAGAACATGGCATCGGAGGAAAAACTGGATGAGGTTGTCGACTCTATGAAGGAGAGTAAAGTGGCCATTATAG GAAAGATCCACACGCCCATGGAGTACAAAGGAGAACTGGCTTCCTATGACATGAGGCTCCG GCGCAAGTTAGACCTGTTCGCCAATGTTGTCCATGTGAACAGTTTACCTGGTTTTAAAACACGACACAACAACTTGGATCTTGTGATCATCCGGGAGCAGACAGAGGGGGAGTACAGCTCTCTGGAACATGAG AGCGTGAAGGGAGTCATTGAGTGCCTGAAGATCATCACCCGGGACAAGTCGCAGCGCATCGCCAAATTCGCCTTCGACTACGCCACCAAGAAAGGGCGTTCAAAGGTCACAGCAGTGCACAAAGCCAACATCAT GAAGCTGGGGGATGGGCTCTTCCTCCAGTGCTGTGAAGAGGTGGCAGAATTGTATCCCAAGATCAAATTCGACACCATGATAATTGACAATTGCTGCATGCAG CTGGTGCAGAACCCCCACCAGTTCGATGTCCTGGTCATGCCAAACCTGTATGGAAACATCATTGATAACCTGGCTGCTGGCTTGGTGGGAGGCGCCGGCGTGGTTCCCGGAGAGAGTTACAGTGCTGAGTATGCAGTGTTTGAGATG GGCCGGCAGATCCAGAGAGCCCTGCCCAGGATGGGGctggacacccccctcccccccatggcagcAGTATAG
- the IDH3B gene encoding isocitrate dehydrogenase [NAD] subunit beta, mitochondrial isoform X2 encodes MAAIRSVRAVAGALLRAQGRGAWRTLSASAAPQQTLRSQTEKHEGLFKVTMLPGDGVGPELMHSVKEVFKAAGVPVEFDEHHLSEVQNMASEEKLDEVVDSMKESKVAIIGKIHTPMEYKGELASYDMRLRRKLDLFANVVHVNSLPGFKTRHNNLDLVIIREQTEGEYSSLEHESVKGVIECLKIITRDKSQRIAKFAFDYATKKGRSKVTAVHKANIMKLGDGLFLQCCEEVAELYPKIKFDTMIIDNCCMQLVQNPHQFDVLVMPNLYGNIIDNLAAGLVGGAGVVPGESYSAEYAVFEMGARHPFAQAVGRNIANPTAMLLSAANMLRHLNLEYHSNVISDAVKRVIKVGKVRTGDMGGYATSIDFTQAVMAALAD; translated from the exons ATGGCGGCGATCAGAAGCGTCAGGGCAGTTGCCGGA GCTCTTCTGCGCGCCCAGGGTCGCGGGGCCTGGAGGACCCTCAGTGCCTCCGCTGCCCCCCAGCAGACACTACGAAGCCAG ACAGAGAAACATGAAGGGCTGTTCAAGGtcaccatgctgcctggagatgGAGTTGGCCCAGAGCTCATGCATTCTGTCAAAGAGGTGTTCAAG GCTGCTGGTGTCCCTGTGGAGTTTGACGAGCACCACCTGAGCGAAGTGCAGAACATGGCATCGGAGGAAAAACTGGATGAGGTTGTCGACTCTATGAAGGAGAGTAAAGTGGCCATTATAG GAAAGATCCACACGCCCATGGAGTACAAAGGAGAACTGGCTTCCTATGACATGAGGCTCCG GCGCAAGTTAGACCTGTTCGCCAATGTTGTCCATGTGAACAGTTTACCTGGTTTTAAAACACGACACAACAACTTGGATCTTGTGATCATCCGGGAGCAGACAGAGGGGGAGTACAGCTCTCTGGAACATGAG AGCGTGAAGGGAGTCATTGAGTGCCTGAAGATCATCACCCGGGACAAGTCGCAGCGCATCGCCAAATTCGCCTTCGACTACGCCACCAAGAAAGGGCGTTCAAAGGTCACAGCAGTGCACAAAGCCAACATCAT GAAGCTGGGGGATGGGCTCTTCCTCCAGTGCTGTGAAGAGGTGGCAGAATTGTATCCCAAGATCAAATTCGACACCATGATAATTGACAATTGCTGCATGCAG CTGGTGCAGAACCCCCACCAGTTCGATGTCCTGGTCATGCCAAACCTGTATGGAAACATCATTGATAACCTGGCTGCTGGCTTGGTGGGAGGCGCCGGCGTGGTTCCCGGAGAGAGTTACAGTGCTGAGTATGCAGTGTTTGAGATG GGCGCCCGCCATCCCTTTGCCCAGGCCGTGGGCAGGAACATTGCCAATCCCACTGCCATGCTGCTCTCTGCCGCCAACATGCTGCGGCATCTCAA CTTGGAATATCACTCCAATGTGATCTCCGATGCGGTGAAGAGGGTGATTAAAGTCGGTAAA GTGCGCACGGGAGACATGGGTGGATACGCCACATCCATTGACTTCACCCAGGCTGTGATGGCAGCCCTGGCTGACTAG